Proteins from one Portunus trituberculatus isolate SZX2019 chromosome 38, ASM1759143v1, whole genome shotgun sequence genomic window:
- the LOC123514581 gene encoding uncharacterized protein LOC123514581, whose protein sequence is MHMLMSFIGTVGTLMANSGLEALMNAAFGGVQKMLTGKKFPQCVRALRMVVEELLRDVIPASESFDELMVDLEERAGRSRTSMMWLTNLIKPVLIMMQFVRAEREGDWPLHLAAVAAMIPYFFASAHFNYARYGLYYLRSMEALPAEVLSEFMKGNHVMRHTPGIWNGIWSDMYIESTFMRYGHEAGGLVGLTLQPSAVATWALSLHVCSQLLMDVTALKEGQKSSVATSHKEEGKSHIKSDATDREKLRTTLSTFIHPLHPSSHPVGLVNIANGLISSNNVIVDSSLEIGKQQMKDFEAGWPTSFHGPLKKNVKTMTSNKKLIKIDGTPVINTEMIYTRVIGLQQSRSLNMKDVLSYELSAVPSALFDENGDLRSQAKATLLTKLQVEVSSRHISPPDAYIIDGCALLWTVRWPSNGTVEDYVKNFLGSLRYYLQMCRVHLIFDRYIPNSTKGASRSNRAGTNASRKHSLTLHTPLPAQNVVLTVTYNKAQLITLITKYLVDHVEDNTNELIITAEHPVPISITNGQARTQTNLRNTHEEADVIIVNQLVYLATKGASSISVVSDDTDVFVLLLYFYCKEKLTCEVFMQSCIAGRRIVDIKATATKHSNIAEFLPGVHALSGCDTTSFLYGIGKATALKVLNGGKTLKLLGKQDAGMEDVVTEATVFMATCYGSKCCQNMSETRHDVWISKMANQKLSVAPKLKSLPPTSEAFMQHVYRAHYQTLVWKSSLVSEPEAPDPLKYGWTKRNDKLFPVMLPENKSPVPTEILQMIKCACSSMRACSSSRCSCAGVQMSCSVFCACHAGADCNNVNNTRSTLSHEEEDELLSDCDLHNI, encoded by the exons ATGCATATGCTCATGAGCTTCATTGGCACAGTCGGAACTCTAATGGCCAATAGTGGACTGGAAGCACTCATGAATGCGGCATTTGGTGGAGTACAGAAGATGCTTACAGGAAAGAAGTTTCCCCAATGTGTACGAGCCCtgaggatggtggtggaagagctCCTCCGAGATGTTATACCTGCCAGTGAGAGCTTTGATGAACTGATGGTTGACTTGGAAGAAAG GGCTGGAAGAAGTAGAACTTCCATGATGTGGTTAACGAACCTCATCAAGCCGGTTCTGATAATGATGCAGTTTGTCAGagctgagagggagggagactggcCTTTACATCTAGCTGCAGTTGCTGCCATGATCCCTTATTTTTTTGCCAGTGCACACTTTAACTATGCCAG ATACGGTCTGTACTACTTGAGGTCGATGGAGGCTCTACCAGCTGAGGTGCTATCAGAGTTCATGAAGGGCAATCACGTCATGAGGCATACCCCTGGAATATGGAATGGCATATGGTCCGACATGTATATAGAGTCCACATTCATGAGGTATGGACATGAGGCTGGGGGCCTGGTGGGATTGACACTCCAGCCATCAGCTGTTGCTACGTGGGCACTCAGTCTCCACGTATGCAGCCAACTTCTCATGGATGTAACTGCACTGAAAGAGGGTCAAAAGAGCAGTGTAGCAACAAGTCACAAGGAGGAAGGCAAATCCCATATCAAGAGTGACGCAACTGACAGAGAAAAACTGAGGACTACACTAAGCACATTCATTCATCCTCTACATCCATCAAGTCATCCAGTAGGTTTGGTCAACATTGCTAATGGCTTGATATCTTCGAACAACGTGATTGTAGACAGCTCACTCGAGATTGGGAAGCAACAAATGAAGGATTTTGAAGCAGGATGGCCAACTAGTTTCCATGGCCCCCTAAAGAAGAATGTAAAAACAATGACTTCTAACAAGAAGCTGATCAAGATTGATGGTACACCTGTAATTAATACTGAAATGATATACACAAGAGTCATTGGCCTTCAGCAGTCCAGAAGCTTGAACATGAAAGATGTTCTTAGTTATGAATTATCTGCTGTACCGTCTGCACTCTTTGATGAAAATGGTGACTTGAGATCACAAGCTAAAGCTACACTCCTTACCAAATTACAAGTTGAAGTATCAAGCCGTCACATCAGCCCTCCAGATGCCTATATCATCGACGGGTGTGCCTTGCTTTGGACTGTTCGTTGGCCATCAAATGGTACCGTTGAAGACTATGTGAAAAACTTCTTGGGAAGCCTCCGATACTATTTACAAATGTGTCGCGTACATCTGATCTTTGACAGATATATACCAAATAGTACCAAGGGTGCCAGTAGATCAAATCGTGCTGGTACAAATGCCAGTCGCAAACATTCGCTGACACTCCATACACCTCTGCCAGCCCAGAATGTAGTGCTAACTGTCACCTACAACAAAGCCCAACTTATCACCCTGATCACCAAATATCTCGTTGATCATGTAGAAGACAACACTAATGAACTTATCATCACTGCTGAACATCCAGTCCCCATATCCATCACAAACGGACAAGCAAGAACACAAACTAATCTTCGTAACACTCACGAGGAGGCTGATGTTATCATTGTGAATCAGTTGGTGTACTTGGCAACCAAGGGTGCATCAAGCATATCTGTGGTTTCTGATGATACGGACgtctttgttcttctcctttacttctaCTGCAAAGAAAAACTCACCTGTGAGGTGTTTATGCAGAGTTGCATTGCTGGCCGAAGAATTGTAGATATAAAAGCTACAGCGACCAAGCACAGTAATATTGCAGAATTTCTTCCTGGAGTGCATGCTTTAAGTGGTTGCGATACTACCTCTTTCCTCTATGGCATAGGAAAAGCAACAGCTTTGAAAGTGCTTAATGGCGGTAAAACACTGAAGTTGTTGGGTAAGCAAGATGCTGGTATGGAAGATGTTGTCACTGAAGCAACAGTGTTCATGGCAACATGTTATGGTTCCAAGTGTTGCCAAAACATGTCAGAGACCCGCCATGATGTATGGATCTCAAAAATGGCAAACCAGAAGCTGTCAGTTGCTCCAAAACTGAAGTCTCTGCCACCAACTTCAGAGGCTTTCATGCAACATGTCTACAGAGCCCATTACCAGACACTTGTGTGGAAGTCGTCACTCGTCAGTGAACCTGAAGCTCCTGATCCACTGAAGTATGGATGGACCAAGAGAAATGATAAGCTCTTCCCGGTCATGTTACCAGAGAATAAATCACCCGTGCCAACCGAAATTCTCCAAATGATCAAGTGTGCTTGCTCCTCGATGCGTGCATGTTCTTCCAGCAGATGCAGTTGTGCGGGTGTTCAAATGTCATGTTCAGTGTTCTGTGCTTGTCACGCTGGAGCAGActgtaataatgttaataatactcGGAGCACATTATcacatgaggaagaggatgaacttTTGAGTGATTGTGATTTACATAACATTTGA